One Phocaeicola dorei genomic region harbors:
- the mobA gene encoding conjugal transfer protein MobA: protein MQTNNRKNQRKGVGRKPKLDPAIHRYVVRLTSEENGHFDIQFQKSGFKERSKFLKALIFEREVKVVKLDKAAMDYYIRLTNFYHQFQAIGNNYNQTVRAVKANFGDKRAFALVAKLEKATLELVVLSKQIIALTREFEERHLNRKSGG from the coding sequence ATGCAGACGAACAACAGGAAAAACCAAAGAAAAGGTGTAGGCAGGAAACCGAAATTAGATCCAGCTATACATCGCTATGTGGTCCGATTGACATCGGAAGAGAACGGACACTTCGACATCCAATTCCAAAAATCAGGATTCAAGGAGAGGTCGAAATTTCTAAAGGCTCTAATCTTCGAGCGTGAAGTAAAGGTAGTAAAACTCGACAAGGCGGCTATGGATTATTACATACGCCTCACGAATTTTTACCATCAGTTCCAAGCCATCGGCAACAACTACAATCAGACGGTACGAGCTGTGAAAGCCAACTTCGGGGATAAGCGGGCATTCGCCCTTGTCGCCAAATTGGAGAAAGCCACACTGGAGTTGGTAGTGCTGAGCAAGCAGATTATCGCCCTCACACGCGAGTTTGAGGAGAGGCACTTAAATCGTAAAAGCGGAGGTTGA
- the mobB gene encoding conjugal transfer protein MobB — MVAKINRGASLYGAIIYNQQKVNEDTARIIAGNRMITDSLYDPDRIVRQTMFAFESYLAANRNTEKPILHISLNPTLDDNLTDSQFADLARAYMQKMGYGNQPYIVYLHEDIDRRHIHIVSTCVNENGEKIDDAYEWNRSMKACRELEQMFGLKQIADKRRELLEPYLKKADYTRGDVKQQVSNILKSVFTSYRFQSFGEYSAMLSCFNIEAKQVKGEFDGKPYSGIIYTMTDENGKPICTPIKSSLIGKRFGYDGVEKRIAYNAQELRAKRWQPKIRNDVALAMHGCRGNREEFVRLLGSKGIDVVFRENDAGRIYGVTFIDHHNREVYNGSRLGKEFSANNFEKLFNLQGDIPWTDMPQGFSESHSLSSADLESGIEQAFGIFSFDAPANDPQEEMLAKQYQKKRKKKKRRSRGIS, encoded by the coding sequence ATGGTGGCTAAAATCAACAGAGGTGCTTCACTCTACGGAGCCATCATCTACAATCAGCAGAAGGTAAATGAGGATACGGCACGCATCATAGCGGGCAACCGCATGATTACCGATTCTCTTTATGACCCTGATAGGATTGTCCGGCAGACGATGTTCGCTTTTGAGAGTTATCTTGCTGCCAACCGCAACACCGAGAAGCCTATCCTGCATATATCGCTCAATCCGACATTGGACGACAATCTTACCGACAGTCAGTTTGCGGATTTGGCAAGAGCCTATATGCAGAAGATGGGCTACGGCAACCAGCCCTACATTGTCTATCTCCACGAGGACATAGACCGCAGACATATACATATAGTATCTACCTGCGTGAATGAGAACGGTGAGAAGATAGACGATGCCTACGAGTGGAACCGCTCGATGAAGGCCTGCCGAGAATTGGAGCAGATGTTCGGGCTAAAACAGATTGCCGACAAACGCAGAGAGTTGTTGGAGCCATATCTCAAGAAAGCGGACTACACCCGTGGCGATGTAAAGCAGCAGGTATCGAACATTCTCAAGAGTGTCTTTACCTCGTACCGTTTCCAATCCTTCGGCGAGTACAGTGCCATGCTCTCGTGCTTCAACATCGAGGCAAAGCAGGTCAAGGGCGAGTTCGATGGCAAACCCTATTCGGGTATCATCTACACGATGACCGATGAGAACGGTAAGCCTATCTGCACGCCCATCAAGTCCTCGCTTATCGGCAAGCGTTTCGGCTACGATGGTGTGGAGAAGCGTATCGCCTACAATGCTCAGGAGTTACGAGCGAAGAGGTGGCAACCCAAAATCCGCAACGATGTGGCTCTGGCAATGCACGGCTGTCGTGGCAACCGCGAGGAGTTCGTGCGTCTGCTTGGCAGCAAGGGCATTGATGTGGTGTTCCGCGAGAACGATGCAGGTCGCATTTACGGTGTCACATTCATCGACCACCACAATCGTGAGGTCTATAACGGTTCCCGTCTGGGTAAGGAGTTCTCGGCAAACAACTTCGAGAAGCTATTCAACTTGCAGGGCGACATTCCATGGACTGATATGCCACAAGGATTTTCGGAAAGCCACAGCCTCTCATCGGCAGACCTTGAATCGGGCATAGAGCAAGCCTTCGGAATCTTCTCGTTTGACGCTCCTGCAAATGATCCGCAGGAGGAGATGCTCGCCAAGCAGTACCAGAAGAAAAGGAAGAAGAAAAAACGCCGTTCACGCGGCATATCGTAA
- a CDS encoding DUF4134 domain-containing protein: protein MKKKVLFAAAFMLATVGAYAQGNGIAGITEATNMVTSYFDPGTKLIYAVGAVVGLIGGVKVYSKFSSGDPDTSKTAASWFGACIFLIVAATILRSFFL, encoded by the coding sequence ATGAAGAAAAAAGTATTATTCGCAGCAGCATTTATGCTTGCAACAGTAGGTGCTTACGCACAGGGTAACGGTATCGCAGGTATCACCGAGGCTACCAACATGGTAACATCGTATTTCGACCCCGGTACCAAGTTGATTTACGCAGTGGGAGCCGTAGTCGGTCTTATTGGTGGCGTGAAGGTCTATTCGAAGTTCTCTTCGGGCGACCCCGACACCTCGAAGACCGCAGCCTCTTGGTTCGGTGCCTGTATCTTCCTCATTGTAGCCGCCACTATTCTCCGTTCATTCTTCCTCTAA
- a CDS encoding IS256 family transposase, whose product MVLTKEQLSELICKHSERENGLQDLLEILLESMMVSERREYLRENSASGNKCNGFRPGHSYGHGRTLTFRIPRDRYGNFHPRILAILRHQEDECERLAGTLYTKGLTQEQVGEVFQDIYGEHYSKASISRMLDYLREDVSQWLTRSLEAYYPIVFIDCVHMKIHRKRSVETEAFYVVLAVREDKRREVLGIFNKPTESALGWGEILTELHERGVRKIGLVCADGLKGLEDVISAVFPGTPLQRCTTHLKRNLLSCVRNGDKGDLAEDLRQVFRTGDRSYTVERAWEQWQRLCKKWGQDYRSFRRRAEDPAYKAYFTYLNYEARIQSMIYTTNWIERLQKDFRRVTRMRGAMPNEESVLLLMGKTAMDKKSYLRPVPRIDLDRELFPE is encoded by the coding sequence ATGGTGTTGACAAAGGAACAACTTTCCGAATTAATATGCAAACATTCGGAGCGGGAAAATGGCCTGCAGGATCTGTTGGAGATCCTATTGGAGAGTATGATGGTCTCGGAGCGCCGGGAATATCTCCGGGAAAACTCCGCATCAGGAAATAAATGCAACGGTTTCCGTCCGGGGCATAGTTACGGTCATGGTCGTACACTGACGTTCCGGATACCACGAGATCGCTACGGGAATTTTCATCCCCGGATTCTGGCGATCCTGCGCCATCAGGAGGATGAATGCGAACGCCTTGCCGGAACGCTGTATACGAAAGGTCTTACGCAGGAACAGGTCGGCGAGGTATTCCAGGATATCTATGGCGAGCACTACAGCAAGGCGAGTATTTCGCGGATGCTGGACTACCTTCGTGAAGATGTTTCGCAATGGCTCACGCGCTCTCTGGAGGCTTATTACCCCATCGTCTTCATCGATTGCGTACACATGAAGATTCACCGCAAGCGGAGCGTAGAAACAGAAGCTTTCTATGTGGTGCTAGCTGTGCGTGAAGACAAGCGGCGTGAAGTGCTGGGGATCTTCAATAAGCCCACGGAGAGCGCCCTGGGCTGGGGCGAGATACTCACAGAGCTACATGAACGAGGTGTTCGGAAGATTGGCCTGGTGTGTGCCGATGGGCTGAAGGGTCTGGAGGATGTCATCAGTGCGGTCTTTCCCGGGACGCCGCTGCAACGCTGCACGACGCATCTGAAACGCAATCTGCTGAGCTGCGTGCGCAACGGCGACAAGGGAGATCTGGCCGAGGATCTGCGGCAGGTCTTCCGTACAGGGGATCGCAGCTATACGGTGGAGAGGGCCTGGGAACAATGGCAGAGACTCTGTAAGAAATGGGGACAGGATTATCGCAGTTTTCGACGACGGGCGGAGGATCCAGCCTACAAAGCCTACTTCACCTATCTGAACTACGAGGCAAGGATTCAGTCGATGATCTACACGACGAACTGGATCGAGCGTCTGCAGAAGGATTTTCGACGGGTTACACGCATGCGGGGAGCTATGCCCAACGAGGAGTCGGTTCTGTTGCTGATGGGCAAAACGGCCATGGATAAGAAATCCTATCTGAGGCCGGTGCCGCGGATCGACCTGGATCGGGAATTATTCCCCGAATGA
- a CDS encoding DUF4122 family protein, which translates to MEVKIYFAVKVLCALFVFYHLWVFLFCRKIYGLWDKLHNWARITRVRLWKYRKKRMAEKAKRERRKKIYGKDLLTEKPKPIQTVMPQKVEESPPVDDDPNEVMGKSNIIYYNDIEADRKIPTRSLPLKEVELPVDKDINPDDVEDNIEPQKGLTEEDKRELMEPEGVIPDPDFDKSLTYEDMNNLVDVLNSDNPDEQKSIRAASTIHHKLANTVILDFLVNKVSNGDKVNQLLQECLDANGNPLPKRRKASKVKSFDINKYA; encoded by the coding sequence ATGGAAGTAAAGATATATTTTGCAGTAAAGGTCTTATGTGCCTTATTCGTATTCTATCATCTGTGGGTGTTCTTGTTTTGCCGTAAGATTTACGGTTTGTGGGACAAACTGCATAACTGGGCACGCATAACCCGTGTCAGATTATGGAAGTACCGAAAGAAACGAATGGCAGAAAAAGCCAAGCGTGAAAGGCGTAAGAAAATATACGGTAAGGATTTGCTTACGGAAAAGCCTAAACCAATCCAAACAGTAATGCCTCAAAAGGTTGAAGAGAGTCCTCCTGTTGATGATGATCCGAATGAGGTAATGGGAAAGTCCAATATCATATATTATAACGATATTGAAGCTGACCGGAAGATTCCGACCCGTTCTTTACCTTTGAAAGAGGTAGAACTGCCTGTAGATAAGGACATCAATCCCGATGATGTAGAGGATAACATCGAACCTCAGAAGGGTTTGACCGAAGAGGATAAGCGTGAGTTGATGGAGCCTGAAGGAGTAATACCTGATCCGGACTTTGACAAGTCCTTAACATATGAGGATATGAACAACCTTGTGGATGTGCTAAACTCAGATAATCCTGACGAGCAGAAGTCTATTCGTGCAGCATCAACCATCCATCATAAGTTGGCTAATACGGTGATATTGGACTTCCTTGTCAATAAGGTAAGCAATGGAGATAAAGTAAATCAGTTGCTCCAAGAATGTTTGGATGCTAATGGAAATCCTCTGCCTAAACGAAGGAAAGCAAGTAAAGTCAAGTCGTTCGATATAAATAAGTATGCTTAG
- a CDS encoding DUF3408 domain-containing protein yields the protein MAKKKVEVNEDMLKDIMVGDIPVFGRERPNYQEPKVIETEDSDTDSDEGTEAVASKPSTPKPRKKREETSTYKERYLVNIPASNRSHVYINREVADCIKRVLPVIAPDMSVSGYISNILVEHLQQHWDEINELYNKEYYKPLKPF from the coding sequence ATGGCTAAGAAGAAAGTAGAAGTCAATGAGGATATGCTCAAAGACATTATGGTCGGTGATATCCCTGTCTTTGGCAGGGAAAGACCGAACTATCAGGAGCCGAAGGTCATTGAGACCGAGGATTCGGATACAGATTCGGACGAAGGCACTGAGGCGGTAGCCTCAAAGCCGAGTACCCCCAAGCCACGAAAGAAGCGTGAGGAAACAAGTACATATAAAGAGAGGTATCTTGTGAATATACCTGCCTCAAACCGCTCGCATGTATATATCAATCGCGAAGTGGCGGACTGCATCAAACGGGTGTTGCCTGTCATTGCTCCCGATATGAGTGTATCAGGTTACATCAGTAATATCCTTGTGGAGCATTTACAGCAGCACTGGGATGAGATTAACGAGTTATATAACAAAGAGTATTACAAACCATTAAAACCATTTTAA
- a CDS encoding DUF6088 family protein yields MEHKVKAKITYARYGEVFFVSTFHQFDVEYVTKLLAQFEKEGLITRIAKGVYVKAKKTRFGVVYPSAFELVTEIAKRDKAIVFPTGETAANRLGFSTQVPMNACFITSGTPRTLKLGNRTVTLKHGVPRNFAYKGKLMPELVQALRSIGEDNITESVEKRVAQLLSATPETETIEHDLLLAPVWVRQIIKRNLKTDTDNE; encoded by the coding sequence GTGGAACATAAAGTTAAGGCAAAGATAACCTACGCAAGATATGGCGAGGTGTTTTTTGTGTCTACATTCCATCAATTTGATGTGGAATATGTAACCAAACTCCTTGCTCAATTTGAGAAAGAGGGTTTGATTACACGAATAGCCAAAGGCGTATATGTTAAGGCAAAAAAAACACGATTTGGAGTGGTATATCCTTCTGCTTTTGAACTGGTAACGGAGATTGCCAAGAGAGATAAGGCTATAGTATTTCCAACAGGTGAAACCGCTGCTAATAGATTGGGATTTTCCACACAAGTCCCAATGAATGCTTGTTTCATAACATCAGGAACTCCAAGAACTCTGAAATTGGGCAATAGAACTGTAACATTAAAACATGGCGTTCCAAGAAATTTTGCATACAAAGGAAAACTAATGCCCGAATTGGTACAGGCTCTTCGTAGCATTGGAGAGGATAATATAACAGAGAGCGTGGAAAAAAGAGTTGCTCAACTATTATCTGCAACACCTGAAACAGAAACAATTGAACACGATCTATTATTGGCACCGGTATGGGTAAGACAAATTATAAAAAGAAACCTCAAAACGGATACTGACAATGAGTAA
- a CDS encoding ParA family protein, translating into MSKECLLVAISNQKGGVGKSALTVVLASYLHYEKDLNVAIIDCDSPQHSLVRMRERDKKAISASPYHQQLVEKQWERTQKKAYPIIGSTAEKAREAADKLAEKENLDIVFVDLPGTVQSTGVFRTIVNMDYVLTPSIPDLIVMQSTLSFATTVLDYAKSQKDVPLKDIIFFWNRLKKRSNTDVLKTYSQIMGELKLSVLDSTLPDLCRYEKEITHAKKSFFRCTMLPPPAKLLKGSGIGELADELIVKLKLK; encoded by the coding sequence ATGAGTAAAGAGTGTTTGTTAGTTGCTATCAGCAACCAGAAAGGCGGGGTTGGTAAGTCAGCCCTTACGGTAGTACTCGCCAGCTACCTTCACTATGAGAAAGACCTTAATGTCGCAATCATCGACTGCGACTCACCGCAGCACAGCCTCGTGCGTATGCGTGAGCGTGACAAGAAGGCAATCTCTGCAAGTCCCTATCATCAGCAGCTTGTGGAGAAGCAATGGGAACGCACACAAAAGAAGGCATATCCCATTATCGGCTCTACGGCAGAGAAAGCAAGAGAGGCGGCGGACAAACTTGCCGAGAAGGAGAACTTGGATATTGTATTTGTGGATCTGCCGGGAACGGTGCAATCAACGGGTGTCTTCCGCACCATAGTTAATATGGATTATGTATTGACACCTTCCATTCCCGATTTGATTGTTATGCAGAGTACACTATCCTTTGCCACCACTGTATTGGACTATGCAAAGAGTCAGAAGGATGTTCCTCTCAAAGACATCATCTTCTTCTGGAACAGACTCAAGAAGCGTAGCAATACGGATGTACTGAAGACCTACTCGCAGATTATGGGAGAGTTGAAGCTATCCGTTCTCGACTCCACTCTGCCTGACCTATGCAGGTATGAGAAGGAGATTACCCATGCGAAAAAGTCATTCTTCCGTTGCACGATGTTACCGCCTCCTGCGAAACTTCTTAAGGGCAGTGGTATCGGTGAATTGGCCGATGAGCTGATTGTGAAACTTAAACTGAAATAG
- a CDS encoding reverse transcriptase domain-containing protein — MRNPKNVLNNLVKHSNVSGYKFERLYRILFNEQMFYTAYQRIYAKQGNMTAGTDGKTVDEMSIQRIENLISKLRDESYKPNPAKRVYIPKKNGKKRPLGIPSFEDKLVQEVVHMILEAIYEGSFENTSHGFRPRRSCQTALTQIQDTFLGTKWFIEGDIKGFFDNIDHNVLIGILEERIADGRFIRLIRKFLNAGYIENWKYRHTYSGTPQGGIISPILANIYLDKFDKYMEVYAQSFNKGASRRLDKDYRRIKDRKNKLEKKLKSETDTKVRKDLIDKIKGYYRQMQQMPCVMEMDEEYRRLKYVRYADDFLIGVVGSHEECGQIKANITQFMKDKLKLELSAEKTLITQAQEKAKFLGYEITVRNSKATKRDKNGVLKRMFNRKVVLLLPREVVKNKLIDYKAMRVIQTNGKEDWKPKARSYMMNRKPEDIVAQFNKEIRGFYNYYSIANNVSTLCKRFGYIMEYSMYKSIAKKQSSSVRKIKKKYSKDKDFVISYTDAKGQCKCRVFYNEGFKRKDAQCDAKCDIMPNTNFLPASSLVERLKAEQCEVCGAHGKTVMHHVRALKDLTGKNEWERIMLKMHRKTLAVCPECNAKIHGNV; from the coding sequence ATGAGAAATCCAAAGAATGTATTGAACAACTTAGTGAAACACAGCAATGTATCGGGCTATAAGTTCGAACGGTTGTATCGTATTCTATTCAATGAACAGATGTTCTATACCGCCTACCAGCGAATCTATGCCAAACAGGGCAATATGACCGCTGGGACAGACGGCAAGACAGTTGACGAAATGAGTATTCAGAGAATAGAAAATCTAATCTCCAAGCTTAGAGACGAAAGTTACAAACCCAACCCAGCCAAAAGGGTCTATATCCCTAAGAAGAACGGAAAGAAACGCCCGTTGGGCATCCCGTCTTTTGAAGACAAGTTGGTGCAGGAAGTGGTACACATGATACTGGAAGCCATATACGAGGGAAGTTTTGAAAATACCTCACATGGATTCAGACCACGTAGGAGTTGCCAGACTGCATTAACCCAAATTCAAGATACGTTTCTCGGAACAAAATGGTTTATAGAGGGGGACATAAAAGGCTTCTTCGACAACATAGACCATAACGTTCTGATTGGCATACTCGAAGAACGCATAGCGGACGGGAGGTTCATAAGGCTCATCCGTAAATTTCTGAACGCTGGGTATATTGAAAATTGGAAATACAGACACACGTACAGTGGAACTCCGCAAGGCGGCATCATTAGTCCCATACTGGCTAATATTTACCTTGACAAGTTCGACAAGTACATGGAGGTATACGCCCAATCTTTCAATAAAGGCGCAAGCAGAAGATTGGATAAGGATTACCGTCGGATTAAAGACCGTAAGAACAAGCTGGAAAAGAAACTGAAATCCGAAACCGATACAAAGGTACGGAAAGACCTTATTGATAAAATCAAAGGGTATTACCGACAGATGCAACAAATGCCTTGTGTCATGGAAATGGATGAAGAGTACAGACGGTTGAAATATGTCAGATACGCAGACGATTTCTTGATTGGGGTTGTCGGCAGCCATGAAGAATGTGGGCAAATCAAAGCGAATATCACACAATTCATGAAAGATAAGCTAAAACTTGAACTGTCGGCAGAGAAAACGCTTATAACCCAAGCACAAGAAAAAGCTAAATTTCTGGGATATGAAATAACCGTACGCAACTCCAAAGCCACCAAGAGAGATAAGAATGGAGTGCTCAAAAGAATGTTCAACCGCAAGGTTGTACTTCTACTCCCGAGAGAGGTGGTCAAGAACAAGTTGATTGACTACAAAGCCATGAGGGTTATACAAACCAATGGCAAGGAGGATTGGAAGCCAAAGGCACGCAGTTATATGATGAACCGCAAACCGGAGGATATTGTAGCCCAATTCAATAAGGAGATAAGAGGATTCTACAATTATTACTCGATAGCGAACAATGTATCTACTCTTTGCAAAAGGTTCGGTTATATTATGGAATACAGTATGTACAAAAGCATCGCCAAAAAGCAAAGCAGCAGTGTACGGAAGATTAAAAAGAAATACTCGAAAGACAAAGACTTTGTAATCAGTTACACGGATGCAAAAGGGCAATGCAAATGCCGTGTGTTCTATAATGAGGGTTTCAAGAGAAAAGACGCTCAATGTGATGCTAAATGCGACATAATGCCAAACACCAATTTTCTGCCAGCCTCAAGTCTTGTTGAGAGACTAAAGGCGGAACAGTGCGAGGTATGCGGAGCGCATGGCAAAACGGTGATGCACCATGTTCGTGCCTTGAAAGACTTGACAGGCAAGAACGAATGGGAACGCATCATGCTCAAAATGCACCGTAAAACATTGGCAGTCTGTCCAGAATGTAATGCTAAAATACATGGCAATGTATAA
- a CDS encoding DUF3408 domain-containing protein has translation MIETIVNITTRACYLVTAGVIVKYIYSRFVRHKNHQGTNIPMVKKQTIVALVENPSLYEDTSSAKGIDKAEYKKRFLGSYMMKNRVQVYIDRSSHECMKRFLSIAAPDTSMAGYVSRIIKDHIAENATTINKIFEDSKTKLF, from the coding sequence ATGATTGAAACAATAGTAAATATCACAACAAGAGCTTGTTATTTGGTAACAGCAGGCGTTATCGTAAAGTATATCTATAGTCGATTTGTACGACACAAAAATCATCAGGGAACTAATATTCCTATGGTGAAGAAACAGACCATAGTTGCTCTTGTAGAGAATCCTTCGCTATATGAAGATACTTCTTCTGCAAAAGGAATTGATAAAGCGGAATATAAAAAGAGATTCCTTGGTAGTTATATGATGAAAAATCGCGTCCAGGTCTATATTGATAGAAGTAGTCATGAATGTATGAAGCGATTTTTATCAATTGCTGCACCAGATACGAGTATGGCAGGCTATGTCAGTAGAATTATCAAAGACCATATTGCTGAAAATGCTACGACTATCAATAAGATTTTTGAGGATAGTAAAACTAAACTCTTTTAG
- a CDS encoding nucleotidyl transferase AbiEii/AbiGii toxin family protein, translating into MSKWIDFSIDERKAMIQGVVEAKNIDEAAAEKDWWVTAILYALFHTKASEYLLFKGGTSLSKGWDIIDRFSEDIDLALGRDFFLNEMNLSCANCTSNTQIHKFREKAQDYLFGEFKDDLKEQLANLGLDVIVLAENEVVDENGELKKVDHDKDPSVIFVQYPSLYNSDAPYAIPTVKIEISVLSMAEPYEMKRISSLVEQVYKNEDVDSDIVQTIKTVSPARTFLEKAFLLCEEYQKKEPRTYRMSRHFYDLEKLSHTDYMDKALNDSNLYYDIVEHRKKFYHVGYVDYDKGLPESITIVPSEELVPKYEVDYSDMRSSFIYGEALEFADLLKFLETLQERFRKVPPRATAE; encoded by the coding sequence ATGAGTAAATGGATAGACTTTTCGATAGATGAACGCAAGGCCATGATACAGGGCGTTGTGGAAGCAAAGAATATTGATGAAGCCGCAGCGGAGAAAGATTGGTGGGTAACAGCCATATTGTACGCCTTGTTCCACACAAAGGCTTCCGAGTATCTACTTTTCAAAGGCGGTACAAGTTTGAGTAAAGGTTGGGATATTATAGACCGTTTCAGTGAAGATATTGACTTGGCTCTTGGTCGTGACTTCTTCTTAAATGAAATGAATCTGTCGTGTGCCAACTGCACCAGCAACACTCAAATCCACAAGTTCAGAGAAAAGGCTCAGGATTATCTTTTCGGTGAATTTAAAGATGACTTGAAAGAACAACTGGCAAATTTAGGGTTGGATGTGATTGTACTTGCAGAAAATGAAGTCGTTGATGAAAATGGTGAACTAAAGAAGGTGGATCACGATAAAGACCCATCTGTGATTTTTGTTCAATATCCATCACTCTATAATAGCGACGCTCCCTATGCAATACCGACTGTGAAGATTGAAATCAGTGTCCTTTCTATGGCTGAACCATACGAAATGAAACGCATATCTTCATTGGTTGAACAGGTCTATAAGAATGAAGATGTTGATTCTGATATTGTTCAGACCATCAAGACCGTGAGTCCTGCAAGGACATTCTTAGAGAAGGCATTTTTGCTTTGTGAGGAATACCAAAAGAAAGAGCCAAGAACATATCGTATGTCTCGCCATTTCTATGATTTGGAAAAGTTATCACATACCGATTATATGGATAAGGCATTGAATGACTCTAACCTTTATTATGACATTGTAGAGCATAGAAAGAAATTCTATCATGTCGGATATGTGGATTATGATAAGGGACTGCCAGAATCCATTACGATTGTTCCAAGTGAAGAACTTGTCCCGAAATATGAGGTGGACTACAGCGATATGCGTTCCAGCTTTATCTATGGAGAGGCTCTGGAGTTTGCAGATTTGCTCAAGTTCCTCGAAACGTTGCAGGAACGATTCCGAAAAGTTCCTCCAAGAGCAACAGCAGAGTAA
- a CDS encoding DUF4120 family protein encodes MKILCQERYEKAVAYAKEIENDTLQKCIDRLKQWEENPNCPCEMILFPKVCLEKDK; translated from the coding sequence ATGAAGATTTTATGTCAAGAGCGTTATGAAAAGGCTGTTGCCTACGCAAAGGAAATCGAGAACGACACGCTGCAAAAATGTATTGACCGCTTGAAACAATGGGAGGAAAATCCAAACTGCCCGTGTGAAATGATACTGTTCCCAAAAGTGTGTCTGGAGAAGGATAAATAA